From Streptomyces durmitorensis, a single genomic window includes:
- a CDS encoding OFA family MFS transporter: protein MTTTDIPTAVPYREVTDANGRMYRVGETDIDIMGRRRKWMVILPWIGMMGISSAEYAFASAEDTLHTAHSWGDTHIFWMLGVWVFFQAAVAFPAGKLRESGRLPARWAMMCGAVGTLLGYLSLAFAPHVVVAYVGFGMFSGMGAGMVYATCVNMVGKWYPERKGGKTGFVNGGFAYGSVPFVFIFTGFMDLTNFRWVLVSVGLFLAAMVAVAGYFFQDPPKNWWPADVDPLRPPDDPRARRAMAMNPPAVRQYTPKEAWQTGRVALMWFCLLCTSGVNIFGIAFQVDIGDEAGFAGGIVATAMSLKAIVNGTGRGVIGWLSDLYGRKRCLIFVCIVLGLSQYGILWSAEIKNLPLFLVFSSISGFGGGAIFPMFAAMTADYFGENNNASNYGLVYSSKLVSGLLGSGMGAVVVSNWGHTGAFTLAGSISLFAGFIALFLSQPGRPKDKGIKPNPQPLGEEMA, encoded by the coding sequence ATGACGACTACCGACATACCCACAGCCGTCCCGTACCGGGAGGTGACGGACGCCAACGGCCGGATGTACCGGGTCGGTGAGACCGACATCGACATCATGGGCCGCAGGCGCAAATGGATGGTCATCCTGCCGTGGATCGGCATGATGGGCATCAGCTCGGCCGAGTACGCGTTCGCGTCGGCCGAGGACACCCTGCACACCGCGCATTCCTGGGGCGACACCCACATCTTCTGGATGCTGGGGGTCTGGGTCTTCTTCCAGGCCGCGGTGGCCTTCCCGGCGGGCAAGCTGCGCGAGAGCGGAAGGCTTCCGGCGCGCTGGGCGATGATGTGCGGCGCCGTCGGAACACTGCTGGGCTATCTGTCCCTGGCGTTCGCGCCGCACGTCGTCGTCGCCTATGTCGGCTTCGGCATGTTCAGCGGTATGGGCGCCGGCATGGTCTACGCGACCTGCGTGAACATGGTCGGCAAGTGGTATCCCGAACGAAAGGGAGGAAAGACCGGATTCGTCAACGGCGGATTCGCCTACGGTTCGGTGCCGTTCGTTTTCATCTTCACCGGCTTCATGGACCTGACGAACTTCCGCTGGGTGCTCGTGAGCGTCGGCCTCTTCCTGGCGGCGATGGTCGCCGTGGCCGGTTACTTCTTCCAGGACCCGCCGAAGAACTGGTGGCCTGCCGACGTGGACCCGCTGCGTCCGCCGGACGACCCGCGGGCCAGGCGCGCGATGGCGATGAACCCGCCCGCCGTCCGGCAGTACACGCCCAAGGAGGCGTGGCAGACCGGCCGGGTCGCACTGATGTGGTTCTGCCTGCTGTGCACGTCCGGCGTGAACATCTTCGGCATCGCCTTCCAGGTGGACATCGGGGACGAGGCAGGATTCGCCGGCGGGATCGTCGCCACGGCCATGTCCTTGAAGGCGATCGTCAACGGCACCGGCCGAGGCGTCATCGGCTGGCTCTCGGATCTCTACGGACGCAAGCGCTGCCTGATATTCGTCTGCATCGTCCTCGGCCTCTCGCAGTACGGAATCCTGTGGTCCGCGGAGATCAAGAACCTCCCCCTGTTCCTGGTCTTCTCCAGCATCTCCGGGTTCGGGGGCGGCGCCATCTTCCCGATGTTCGCGGCGATGACGGCGGACTACTTCGGCGAGAACAACAACGCGTCCAACTACGGCCTGGTCTACAGCTCCAAGCTGGTCTCCGGGCTGCTCGGCTCCGGAATGGGAGCCGTCGTGGTGAGCAACTGGGGCCACACGGGGGCCTTCACCCTGGCCGGCTCCATTTCCCTGTTCGCCGGATTCATCGCGCTCTTCCTTTCCCAGCCGGGAAGGCCCAAGGACAAAGGCATCAAACCCAATCCGCAACCCCTCGGTGAGGAGATGGCCTGA
- a CDS encoding OFA family MFS transporter, whose amino-acid sequence MTAEPIATGNKAPGSGTPYREITDEHGRVYRVGETDRDILGHSRKIMVYLPWIAMMAISVFEYAFGSAEDTLSHAHGWTQSNTFWILSVWVFFQAGIAFPAGWMREKGILTARNAMYTGSFMCLIGFLALSHLNNVWLAIIGFGVIGGVGSGFVYATCINMVAKWFPERRGAKTGFVNGGFAYGSLPFIFIFNYAFDTGNYHRVLDLIGAYILVVVLACAFFFKDPPKNWWPSDVDPLEKSGASKDAASLAKNPPAVRQFTPKEAIRTGMLPLMWFTLVMTAGVSIFGISFQVDFAKEVGFGPLVAATSMGLMAVINGIGRGVVGWLSDIWGRKATLVFVILVLGLSQFGVIWAGDIHSEWLFLVFAFLSGFGGGAFYPMFAALTPDYFGENYNATNYGLVYSGKLISGLFGGGMGSMVVAAWGYNGAYALAGGISMLAAAVALLLRQPGRERAPVHA is encoded by the coding sequence ATGACGGCGGAGCCCATCGCCACAGGAAACAAGGCGCCTGGAAGCGGCACCCCGTATCGCGAGATCACCGACGAGCACGGCCGCGTCTATCGCGTGGGCGAGACGGACCGGGACATCCTCGGCCATTCCCGCAAGATCATGGTGTACCTGCCGTGGATCGCGATGATGGCCATCAGTGTCTTCGAGTATGCGTTCGGCTCGGCGGAGGACACCCTGTCCCACGCCCACGGCTGGACGCAGTCCAACACCTTCTGGATTCTGAGTGTCTGGGTCTTCTTCCAGGCAGGCATCGCGTTCCCGGCGGGATGGATGCGCGAGAAGGGCATCCTGACGGCGCGGAACGCCATGTACACCGGGTCGTTCATGTGCCTGATCGGATTCCTCGCCCTGTCACACCTGAACAACGTATGGCTCGCGATCATCGGGTTCGGCGTCATCGGCGGCGTGGGCTCCGGCTTCGTCTACGCGACCTGCATCAACATGGTTGCCAAGTGGTTTCCCGAACGCCGTGGCGCGAAGACGGGGTTCGTCAACGGAGGATTCGCCTACGGGTCCCTGCCGTTCATCTTCATATTCAACTACGCCTTCGACACCGGCAATTACCACCGGGTGCTCGACCTGATCGGCGCGTACATCCTCGTCGTCGTCCTGGCCTGTGCCTTCTTCTTCAAGGACCCGCCGAAGAACTGGTGGCCCTCCGACGTGGACCCGCTGGAGAAGTCGGGCGCCTCGAAGGACGCCGCGAGCCTCGCCAAGAACCCGCCCGCGGTACGTCAGTTCACACCGAAGGAAGCCATCAGGACGGGCATGCTGCCCCTCATGTGGTTCACCCTCGTCATGACCGCGGGTGTGTCCATCTTCGGGATCTCCTTCCAGGTGGACTTCGCCAAGGAGGTGGGCTTCGGCCCCCTGGTCGCCGCGACCTCGATGGGGCTCATGGCCGTCATCAACGGCATCGGACGCGGAGTGGTCGGCTGGCTCTCCGACATCTGGGGCCGCAAGGCGACCCTGGTGTTCGTGATCCTGGTCCTCGGGCTCTCGCAGTTCGGGGTGATCTGGGCGGGCGACATCCACAGCGAGTGGCTCTTCCTGGTCTTCGCGTTCCTCTCGGGATTCGGTGGCGGTGCGTTCTACCCGATGTTCGCGGCGCTGACCCCGGACTACTTCGGGGAGAACTACAACGCCACCAACTACGGGCTCGTCTACAGCGGCAAGCTGATCAGCGGCCTGTTCGGCGGCGGGATGGGCTCGATGGTGGTGGCCGCGTGGGGCTACAACGGCGCGTACGCCCTCGCGGGCGGCATCTCCATGCTGGCGGCGGCCGTCGCGCTGCTGCTGCGCCAGCCGGGGCGGGAGAGGGCGCCGGTGCACGCCTGA
- a CDS encoding sugar phosphate isomerase/epimerase family protein, with translation MTDFHDTPADEALRQRLGINRRRFLSTCTAVGAGAIAAPVFGAAPSFAQSRTQGHGHHHGHGRELVPANKRGIILYTVRDATGRDPLTSDLPSGFREVFKELARYGYKQVEFAGYGQHANAPGGASLESVAGAKLLRSWLDEYGLRAQGNHGFIPGSWPLSQPDLDTFKKHLEIANILGMDHMGTGGDPTNSSYKADWDVAADKWNAMGTIARKAGIKLYTHNHDAAYGFLLDGGPLDAQGRPTRSSGIRRLEYFLKATDPRTVWLEMDIYWAHVAQYKFHTYTAHDGSQRKKVFDPAALVSRNNKRYPLFHAKDGTRNDTSGQGYDMVAFGEGVIDYRTFFSRVGEKNYHNPMVEQDNAPSGTDPGQSLKLAKIGYDNLAALRKKR, from the coding sequence GTGACCGACTTCCACGACACTCCCGCCGACGAGGCCCTCAGACAGCGCCTCGGCATCAACCGCCGCCGCTTCCTCAGCACGTGCACCGCCGTCGGCGCGGGCGCGATCGCCGCGCCCGTGTTCGGCGCGGCACCGTCCTTCGCCCAGTCGCGGACACAGGGCCACGGCCATCACCACGGTCACGGCCGCGAGCTGGTGCCCGCGAACAAGCGCGGCATCATCCTCTACACGGTGCGTGACGCGACCGGCCGCGACCCGCTCACCTCCGACCTGCCCTCCGGCTTCCGCGAGGTGTTCAAGGAGCTGGCCCGCTACGGCTACAAGCAGGTCGAGTTCGCGGGCTACGGCCAGCACGCCAACGCCCCCGGCGGCGCCAGCCTGGAGTCCGTGGCGGGCGCCAAGCTGCTGCGCTCCTGGCTCGACGAGTACGGCCTGCGCGCCCAGGGAAACCACGGCTTCATACCGGGGTCATGGCCGCTCTCGCAGCCCGACCTCGACACGTTCAAGAAGCACCTGGAGATCGCCAACATCCTGGGCATGGACCACATGGGCACCGGCGGCGACCCCACCAACAGCTCGTACAAGGCCGATTGGGATGTCGCCGCCGACAAGTGGAACGCCATGGGCACCATCGCGCGCAAGGCCGGCATCAAGCTCTACACGCACAACCACGACGCGGCGTACGGCTTCCTGCTCGACGGCGGCCCGCTCGACGCACAGGGCCGCCCGACCCGCAGCTCCGGCATCCGCAGGCTGGAGTACTTCCTCAAGGCCACCGACCCGCGGACGGTCTGGCTGGAGATGGACATCTACTGGGCGCACGTCGCGCAGTACAAGTTCCACACGTACACCGCGCACGACGGCTCCCAGCGCAAGAAGGTCTTCGACCCGGCGGCGCTCGTCAGCCGCAACAACAAGCGCTACCCGCTGTTCCACGCCAAGGACGGCACCCGCAACGACACCAGCGGCCAGGGCTACGACATGGTGGCCTTCGGCGAGGGCGTCATCGACTACCGCACCTTCTTCAGCCGTGTCGGCGAGAAGAACTACCACAACCCCATGGTCGAGCAGGACAACGCGCCGAGCGGCACCGATCCGGGCCAGTCCCTGAAGCTTGCGAAGATCGGCTACGACAACCTGGCGGCTCTCCGCAAGAAGCGCTGA
- a CDS encoding nucleotide pyrophosphatase/phosphodiesterase family protein translates to MSPTPLLVLDVVGLTPRLLDHMPHLKSLGQSGSQAPLGTVLPAVTCAAQSTFLTGTTPAEHGIVGNGWYFRELGDVLLWRQHNGLVSGDKLWDAARRAHPGYTVANICWWYAMGADTDITITPRPVYYADGRKEPDCYTRPPALHDELTEKIGTFPLFHFWGPGADIVSSRWITDATRHIIGTRHPDLALCYLPHLDYDLQRFGPDDPRSHRAAAELDATIAPLLDEAKAEGRTVVALSEYGITRVDRPVDINRALRRAGLLEVHTQDGMEYLDPMTSRAFAVADHQIAHIYVRRPEDMEATRQALADLPGIEQLLDDEGKKAHGLDHPRSGELVAVAEPDAWFTYYYWLDDARAPDFAQLVEIHRKPGYDPVELFMDPLDPYVKVKAAGALARKKLGMRYRMAVVPLDPSPIRGSHGRLPTSDDDGPLIISSTPHALPDRIAATAVKSLLLDLAGLG, encoded by the coding sequence ATGAGCCCAACCCCTCTCCTCGTCCTTGACGTCGTCGGCCTCACCCCCCGTCTCCTCGACCACATGCCGCACCTCAAGTCCCTTGGCCAGTCCGGCTCCCAGGCCCCGCTGGGCACGGTCCTGCCCGCCGTCACCTGCGCCGCCCAGTCCACCTTCCTCACCGGCACCACACCCGCCGAGCACGGCATCGTCGGCAACGGCTGGTACTTCCGTGAGCTCGGCGACGTACTCCTGTGGCGGCAGCACAACGGCCTCGTCTCGGGCGACAAACTGTGGGACGCCGCCCGACGCGCGCATCCCGGCTACACCGTCGCCAACATCTGCTGGTGGTACGCCATGGGCGCCGACACCGACATCACCATCACCCCCCGTCCCGTCTACTACGCCGACGGCCGCAAGGAACCCGACTGCTACACCCGGCCCCCGGCCCTGCACGACGAACTCACCGAGAAAATCGGCACGTTCCCCCTCTTCCACTTCTGGGGCCCCGGCGCCGACATCGTCTCCAGCCGCTGGATCACGGACGCCACGCGCCACATCATCGGCACCCGCCACCCCGACCTGGCCCTGTGCTACCTCCCTCACCTCGACTACGACCTCCAGCGCTTCGGCCCCGACGACCCGCGCTCCCACCGGGCCGCCGCCGAACTCGACGCGACCATCGCCCCCCTCCTCGACGAGGCGAAGGCCGAGGGCCGCACCGTCGTCGCCCTGTCCGAGTACGGCATCACCCGCGTGGACCGCCCCGTCGACATCAACCGCGCCCTGCGCCGCGCAGGACTGCTCGAAGTGCACACCCAGGACGGCATGGAGTACCTCGACCCCATGACGTCCCGCGCCTTCGCCGTCGCGGACCACCAGATCGCCCACATCTACGTGCGCAGGCCCGAGGACATGGAAGCCACCCGTCAGGCACTGGCCGACCTGCCCGGCATCGAGCAACTCCTCGACGACGAGGGCAAGAAGGCCCACGGCCTGGACCACCCGCGCTCCGGCGAGCTCGTCGCCGTCGCCGAGCCGGACGCCTGGTTCACGTACTACTACTGGCTCGACGACGCCCGCGCGCCCGACTTCGCGCAGCTCGTCGAGATCCACCGCAAACCCGGCTACGACCCCGTCGAGCTCTTCATGGACCCCCTCGACCCCTATGTGAAGGTCAAGGCCGCGGGCGCGCTGGCCCGCAAGAAGCTCGGCATGCGCTACCGCATGGCGGTCGTGCCCCTCGACCCCTCACCTATTCGCGGCAGCCACGGCCGCCTTCCCACGAGCGACGACGACGGTCCGCTCATCATCAGCTCCACCCCCCATGCGCTTCCCGACAGGATCGCGGCCACCGCCGTGAAATCCCTCCTCCTCGACCTGGCCGGCCTGGGCTGA
- the eboE gene encoding metabolite traffic protein EboE — protein sequence MRFRHPDGSVVHLAYCTNVHPAETLDGVLAQLRDHCEPVRKRLGRDRLGIGLWLAKDAAHALVTDPAALRGLRTELDRRGLEVVTLNGFPYEGFGAEEVKYRVYKPDWTDPERLSHTTDLARLLAALLPDDATEGTISTLPLAWRTPFDTTHAEAARAALTALAQRLDALAELTGKSIRIGLEPEPGCTVETTGDAIAPLTAIGHDRIGVCVDTCHLATSFEDPRTALDALAVAGIPVVKSQLSAALHAEHPHLPSVREALAAFDEPRFLHQTRTRTAAGLRGTDDLGESLAGDALPETAPWRAHFHVPLHAPPAPPLTSTLPVLKDTLAHLVGGPEPRTRHLEVETYTWQALPPELRPRSRPQLADGIAAELTLARDLLTDLGLKELP from the coding sequence ATGCGCTTCCGGCACCCCGACGGCAGCGTCGTCCACCTCGCGTACTGCACCAACGTCCACCCCGCCGAGACCCTCGACGGCGTCCTCGCTCAACTCCGCGACCACTGCGAACCCGTGCGCAAACGGCTCGGCAGGGACCGTCTCGGCATCGGCCTGTGGCTCGCCAAGGACGCCGCGCACGCCCTGGTCACCGACCCGGCGGCCCTGCGCGGCCTGCGCACCGAACTCGACCGGCGGGGCCTGGAGGTCGTCACCCTCAACGGCTTCCCGTACGAGGGCTTCGGCGCCGAAGAGGTCAAGTACCGCGTCTACAAGCCGGACTGGACCGACCCCGAGCGCCTCTCCCACACGACCGACCTGGCCCGCCTGCTCGCCGCGCTCCTGCCGGACGACGCCACCGAAGGCACCATCTCCACCCTTCCTCTCGCCTGGCGCACCCCCTTCGACACCACCCACGCCGAAGCCGCCCGCGCCGCCCTCACCGCGCTCGCCCAACGCCTGGACGCGCTCGCGGAGCTGACCGGCAAATCGATCCGCATCGGCCTCGAACCGGAACCGGGCTGCACCGTGGAGACCACGGGCGACGCGATCGCCCCGCTCACCGCGATCGGCCACGACCGCATCGGTGTCTGCGTCGACACCTGTCACCTCGCCACCTCCTTCGAGGACCCGCGGACCGCGCTCGACGCGCTCGCGGTCGCGGGCATCCCCGTCGTCAAGTCCCAGCTCTCCGCCGCCCTGCACGCCGAACACCCCCATCTCCCTTCTGTCCGTGAGGCCCTCGCCGCCTTCGACGAGCCCCGCTTCCTGCACCAGACCCGCACCCGCACCGCGGCCGGACTGCGCGGCACCGACGACCTCGGCGAATCCCTCGCCGGTGACGCCCTGCCCGAGACGGCGCCCTGGCGCGCCCACTTCCACGTCCCCCTGCACGCGCCTCCCGCGCCGCCCCTCACCTCCACGCTCCCCGTACTCAAGGACACCCTCGCCCACCTGGTCGGCGGTCCCGAGCCCCGCACCCGTCACCTCGAGGTCGAGACCTACACCTGGCAGGCGCTGCCGCCCGAACTGCGCCCCCGCTCCCGCCCCCAGCTCGCCGACGGGATCGCCGCCGAGCTCACCCTCGCCCGCGATCTCCTGACGGACCTCGGCCTGAAGGAACTCCCATGA
- a CDS encoding TatD family hydrolase, which translates to MRIFDPHIHMTSRTTDDYQAMYAAGVRAVVEPAFWLGQPRTSPASFFDYFDSLLGWEPFRAAQYGIAHHCTIALNPKEANDPRCTPVIDELPRYLVKDNVVAVGEIGYDSMTPAEDAAFAAQLQLAADHELPALVHTPHRDKLAGMRRTLDVVRESALPLERVLVDHLNETTVKEAKDSGCWLGFSVYPETKMDEDRMVAILRDHGTERVLVNSAADWGKSDPLKTRKVADAMLESGFTEDDVDLVLWRNPVSFYGLSGRLALDVTDTEATHEGNSILRGGA; encoded by the coding sequence ATGCGCATCTTCGACCCCCACATCCACATGACGTCCCGCACCACCGACGACTACCAGGCCATGTACGCCGCAGGCGTCCGCGCCGTCGTCGAGCCCGCGTTCTGGCTGGGCCAGCCCCGCACCTCCCCGGCCTCCTTCTTCGACTACTTCGACTCCCTGCTCGGCTGGGAGCCCTTCCGCGCGGCCCAGTACGGCATCGCCCACCACTGCACCATCGCCCTCAACCCCAAAGAGGCGAACGACCCCCGCTGCACCCCGGTCATCGACGAGCTGCCCCGCTATCTCGTCAAGGACAACGTCGTGGCCGTCGGCGAGATCGGCTACGACTCCATGACCCCCGCCGAGGACGCCGCCTTCGCCGCCCAGCTCCAGCTCGCCGCCGACCACGAGCTGCCGGCCCTCGTCCACACCCCGCACCGCGACAAGCTCGCGGGCATGCGCCGCACCCTCGACGTCGTCCGGGAGTCCGCGCTGCCCCTGGAGCGGGTCCTCGTCGACCATCTCAACGAGACCACGGTCAAGGAGGCCAAGGACAGCGGATGCTGGCTCGGCTTCTCCGTCTATCCCGAGACCAAGATGGACGAGGACCGGATGGTCGCCATCCTGCGCGACCACGGCACCGAGCGGGTCCTGGTCAACTCGGCGGCCGACTGGGGCAAGAGCGACCCGCTCAAGACCCGCAAGGTCGCCGACGCCATGCTGGAGTCCGGGTTCACCGAGGACGACGTCGACCTGGTGCTGTGGCGCAACCCGGTCTCCTTCTACGGACTCAGCGGCCGCCTCGCGCTCGATGTGACGGACACCGAAGCCACCCACGAGGGCAACTCCATCCTCCGCGGCGGGGCGTGA
- a CDS encoding EboA domain-containing protein — MTETAVIDDLRTRLEAALDGAARAWLDQATAEAAAHRGRPEQRPAPLWELRFAEAGRRCGQDHADAARVLLLHTAEADPATLTRVYEQGTAAERRAVLLALPHLVEGPGTLPLVEDALRTNDTRLVAAAVGPYAARHLAPHDWRHAVLKCLFTGVPVAAVADLDRRARADAELARMLGDYAGERTAAGRTVPGDLHRVLALAAPTAPSAAAAPSAPATPSTGEDQES, encoded by the coding sequence GTGACCGAGACCGCCGTCATCGACGACCTCCGTACCCGCCTCGAAGCCGCCCTCGACGGGGCAGCCCGCGCCTGGCTCGACCAGGCCACGGCGGAGGCCGCCGCCCACCGCGGACGGCCGGAGCAACGCCCGGCCCCCCTCTGGGAGCTGCGCTTCGCCGAGGCCGGGCGGCGCTGCGGCCAGGACCACGCCGACGCCGCCCGCGTGCTGCTCCTGCACACGGCCGAAGCGGACCCGGCCACCCTCACCCGCGTCTACGAACAAGGCACCGCGGCCGAGCGTCGAGCCGTCCTGCTCGCCCTGCCCCACCTGGTCGAGGGGCCTGGGACGCTGCCCCTGGTCGAGGACGCCCTGCGCACCAACGACACCCGGCTCGTCGCCGCCGCCGTCGGTCCGTACGCAGCCCGGCACCTCGCCCCGCACGACTGGCGCCACGCGGTGCTCAAGTGCCTGTTCACCGGTGTCCCCGTGGCAGCCGTCGCCGACCTCGACCGCCGCGCCCGCGCCGACGCCGAGCTCGCCCGCATGCTCGGCGACTACGCAGGCGAACGCACCGCTGCCGGTCGCACCGTCCCCGGCGATCTGCACCGCGTCCTGGCCCTGGCCGCCCCTACGGCCCCCTCGGCCGCAGCGGCGCCATCGGCCCCCGCGACCCCTTCCACCGGCGAGGATCAGGAGTCCTGA
- a CDS encoding sugar phosphate isomerase/epimerase family protein, with translation MTGTAHATGAPPPFRFGYGTNGLTDLRLDDALGLLADLGYAGVGLTLDHMHLDPLAPDLAARTRHVARSLERLGLTATIETGARYVLDPRRKHGPSLLDPDPDARAARVRLLIRAVQVAADLGAHAVHCFSGITPEGTCEDTAWQRLAEAIGPVLDAASGAGVPLAIEPEPGHLLSTLADFHRLRHELGDPQLLGLTLDIGHCQCLEPQSPADCVRAAAPWLRHVQIEDMRRGVHEHLPFGDGEIDFPPVLEALAATGYQGLTVVELPRHSHAGPQLASRSIEFLNKAATEAMSTAPARGRTP, from the coding sequence ATGACGGGTACTGCTCACGCGACGGGGGCCCCGCCCCCCTTCCGCTTCGGCTACGGCACCAACGGGCTGACCGACCTCCGCCTCGACGACGCCCTCGGCCTCCTCGCCGACCTCGGCTACGCGGGCGTCGGCCTCACCCTCGACCACATGCACCTCGACCCCCTCGCCCCCGACCTCGCCGCCCGCACCCGCCACGTGGCCCGCAGCCTGGAGCGGCTCGGTCTGACGGCGACGATCGAGACCGGCGCCCGCTACGTGCTCGACCCGCGCCGCAAGCACGGCCCCTCGCTCCTGGACCCCGACCCGGACGCGCGCGCCGCCCGTGTCCGCCTGCTGATCCGTGCCGTCCAGGTCGCCGCCGACCTCGGTGCCCACGCCGTGCACTGCTTCAGCGGCATCACCCCCGAAGGCACCTGTGAGGACACCGCCTGGCAGCGGCTCGCCGAAGCCATCGGTCCCGTCCTTGACGCCGCGTCCGGCGCCGGTGTGCCCCTGGCCATCGAACCCGAACCCGGCCACCTCCTCTCCACGCTCGCCGACTTCCACCGGCTCCGTCACGAACTGGGAGATCCCCAGCTCCTCGGCCTCACCCTCGACATCGGCCACTGCCAGTGCCTGGAACCGCAGTCGCCCGCCGACTGCGTGCGCGCCGCCGCCCCTTGGCTCCGGCACGTCCAGATCGAGGACATGCGCCGGGGCGTCCACGAACACCTCCCGTTCGGGGACGGAGAGATCGACTTCCCGCCCGTCCTCGAAGCCCTCGCTGCCACCGGCTACCAGGGCCTCACCGTCGTCGAACTGCCCCGCCACTCCCACGCGGGCCCCCAACTCGCCTCCCGGTCGATCGAGTTCCTGAACAAGGCGGCCACCGAAGCGATGAGTACGGCCCCGGCCAGAGGAAGAACCCCGTGA